TGCAAAAATAGAATATTTTTTTCTAAATTAACGATAATATAAAAGGGAAGAATACAATCAATTAGAGGAATTTATTATGTTACAGTCAAAAATAGCAGGAATTGGCTATTATGTTCCAAAAAACGTATATACCAATAATGACCTAACACGCTTTATGGATACCAGTGACGAATGGATTCAGGAGCGAACCGGTATAAAAGAACGTAGATATGCAGACCGAATTGGCGAAACTACCACCACCATGGGTGTCGAAGCAGCTAAAATAGCCATCGAACGAGCTCATATCACACCTGAAGACGTCGACTTCATCATTTTTGCCACCCTATCACCAGATTACTATTTTCCAGGCTGTGCCGTTCTGCTTCAGCGGGAAATGGAAATGAAAGAAGTCGGAGCCCTGGATATTAGAAACCAATGCTCGGGTTTTATCTATGCGCTTTCTATTGCCGATCAATTTGTCAAAACAGGGATGTATAAAAATGTGCTCGTAGTTGGTTCCGAGAAACACTCTTTTGCACTTGACTTTTCGACTAGAGGACGATCCGTTTCTGTTATTTTCGGTGATGGTGCCGGAGCTGTGGTTGTGCAGCCCACAACCGAAAATGGCAAAGGCATCCTGAGCACACACTTACATTCAGACGGAGCCGATGCCGAAAAGCTGGCTATGTACTACCCCGGAGCATCCAGTGGTATTTGGTTGGATAAAATGCCTGATTGGCCGGACCAGGAGTTGGGTGGACTATTGATGACCAAGGAGATGCTCGACGATGGGACTGCATTTCCAAATATGGATGGGCAGGCCGTCTTCAAAAAAGCTGTTGTCAAATTTCCGGAAGTCATTCATGAAGCGCTGGCAAAAAATAATTTAAAAACCAGTGATATAGACTTATTGATTCCACATCAGGCCAATCTTCGCATTTCGCAATTTGTACAGAAAACACTTGGATTAGGGGAGGATCAGGTATTCAACAATATTCAGAAATATGGTAATACAACTGCAGCCTCTATACCGATAGCACTCTGCGAGGCTTGGGAAGAAGGAAAGATTAAAGACGGTGATCTTGTATGCTTGGCGGCTTTTGGAGCAGGGTTTACCTGGGGCTCAGCCTTAATTCGATGGTAGAAAATAGTATACATAGAAAAAGCGCTAATCAAATGATCAGCGCTTTTTCTATGTATTTCCGAATAAAAATTATCCGTTTGATAATGCTGCTGCACCGGATACGATCTCCGTCAATTCTGTTGTAATTGCAGCTTGACGTGCCTGGTTGTAAGATAGCTTAAGTGATTTGATTAAGTCACCAGCATTCTCTGTAGCTTTATCCATTGCTGTCATACGTGCTCCATGCTCAGAAGCATTCGAGTCTAAAACAGCCTTGTATAATTGAATCTTAATTGCTTTAGGTATCAATTCCTCGATAATCTTCTCTTTGGAAGGCTCGATGATATAATCCACCTCAGCTTCTATTTTTGCTTTATGCGTATGTTGTTTGTTTTCCTCCGCAGGTAATAATGGTAAAATCTGCTCTGCAGTCAATTCTTGAACTGCTGCATTTTTGAATTGATTATAAACCACTTCAACACGATCAAAATTACCTTCTTTGAATTGTTCCATGATAAATTCAGTCACCACAGATACAGAACCAAAATTTAACTCAGAAAACAAATCAGAGTGGTTAGCTACCACATTGAAGTTACGTTTCGAGTA
The Sphingobacterium multivorum genome window above contains:
- the atpG gene encoding ATP synthase F1 subunit gamma — translated: MANLKEVRNRITSVSSTQQITKAMKMVSAAKLKRATNAILQLRPYANKLRDILADVSASVEGSNSPFTVDREPNKVLIVVVSSNRGLAGAFNANVIKATNNLIFNKYAEQHAKGNLSIIGIGKKGYDFYSKRNFNVVANHSDLFSELNFGSVSVVTEFIMEQFKEGNFDRVEVVYNQFKNAAVQELTAEQILPLLPAEENKQHTHKAKIEAEVDYIIEPSKEKIIEELIPKAIKIQLYKAVLDSNASEHGARMTAMDKATENAGDLIKSLKLSYNQARQAAITTELTEIVSGAAALSNG
- a CDS encoding 3-oxoacyl-ACP synthase III family protein, with the protein product MLQSKIAGIGYYVPKNVYTNNDLTRFMDTSDEWIQERTGIKERRYADRIGETTTTMGVEAAKIAIERAHITPEDVDFIIFATLSPDYYFPGCAVLLQREMEMKEVGALDIRNQCSGFIYALSIADQFVKTGMYKNVLVVGSEKHSFALDFSTRGRSVSVIFGDGAGAVVVQPTTENGKGILSTHLHSDGADAEKLAMYYPGASSGIWLDKMPDWPDQELGGLLMTKEMLDDGTAFPNMDGQAVFKKAVVKFPEVIHEALAKNNLKTSDIDLLIPHQANLRISQFVQKTLGLGEDQVFNNIQKYGNTTAASIPIALCEAWEEGKIKDGDLVCLAAFGAGFTWGSALIRW